The Fusobacterium polymorphum genome segment CTCTAACAGAGTGCATAGAAAGTAAAGGACTTCCAATGTCTATTCCTAAAATTCTTATTTGTGATTGTTGTATAGGCCCTATTGTTGAACCACCACGAACATCAGAACGATTTACAAAAGTTTGAATAGGAATTTTAGAATCTTTTGCTATTTTTTCTATAACAGATTTTGAATAACCATCAGTTATATATGATTTGTTAGCAGCCATTTTTATAACAGGTCCACAATTAATTTTAGGTTCATTAGTTGGATCTGATTTTTCTAAATAATTAGGATGTATAGAATGTGCTGCATCATTTGAAATAACAAAAGAATTAGCTAAAGCCTGTTGATGTTCTTCAAAACTTAACTTCATTGCATTTGAAATTCTTTCCAATATATTTTTTAAAGTTGGACTATCTGCTCCTTGAATTGAGTTAGAACCTATTTCTTCGTTATCATAACCTACAACAACACAAGTATTCTTTTTATCTTTATTATCTACTAATGACATTAAACCAGCATGAAGTGCTGCAAGATTATCTAATCTTCCAACTGATATAAATTCTTCATTAGCTCCTAATAAGCAACCTTTTTCTCTTGAATATAGATTTAAATCATAACTTAAAATTTTATCTTCTTTTACTTTCAATTGTTTAGCTAGCAATTTTTTTAAAGAAAATTTTTCTTTTTCATCTGTAATAGTTACTAAAGGTAGAGTATCTTTTTGAGCATTAATTGCCATTCCATCATTCACACCTCTATTTTGATGTATACAAAGAGATGGAATTATAAATAAATCTTTATCATATTTTATAAAATATTTTTTAGGTTTAAAAGCATTGTCACTTTCAACAAAAACTCTTCCACTAAATGATAGAGGTCTGTCAAACCAAGTGCTTAAAATAGGTCCCCCATAAACTTCTGTATTTAAAATATTAAAACCTTTTCTATTTATTTCAGGATTAGGTTTTATTAAAAAACCAGGACTATCAGTATGTGAAGCAGCTATTTTATAACCATATTTGGATATTTTTTCACTACCTATTGTAAAAGCAATAATTCCGCTGTCATTTATAGTTACAAAATATTTTCCACCTTTTTTTAATTTCCATTCTTCTGTTTCTAAAAGTTCAGTAAAACCTTTTTCATTTAAGATATTTTTAGTATTTATACAAGCAAAATAATTAGATGGGCTTTCATCAATAAAATTTATTAAATGTTTAACCAATTTTAATTTTTCCATTTTTCCTCCTATAATTTAATTGTAATACCTTATTTTAACATAAATTTTAAAAATTTTACTTATTTATTTTGTATAATACAAAAATAGGATTGCTTAAACAATCCCATTTTTAAATATTTTTATTATTTTATTTCTTTTCCATCTTTATATTTTACTTTTGAAATTACTTTTCCAGCTTCATCATATTCAACAAACTCTCCATCCGGTAAACCATTTTTCATTACTCCTGTTCCAAGAAGTTTTCCACTCTTATCAGAGAATTTCTCAACTTTACCATTAAATAGAGCATTTTTTATAGCTACTTTTTGATTAATTTTTCCATTTTCATAGTAAGTTTCCATAGTACCATTTAAACCATTAATTGATAAAACTGCTTTTGTAATAGTTACTTTTGCACTTAAACCATTTTTAACTGTTATTTGTTGAGTTTTATGATTTAGCTCGTAAGTAGTATATAATACTAATTTATTATTTTCAAAATTTTCCACTTGTATTCTATCTATACCATCTAAAAAAGCTTTTAAATCAGCACTGTAAGGAATTTCTCCATTGACATAAGCTATTACAGCATCCGTTGCAAATATATTTGTATCTCTGTTAAATTTATAAGTATTTCTAACAACTAACTGTCCATTAGCAAGATAAATTTCAGAAACTGGATTTAATTTTCCATTCTTTTCAAAAATTTTAGTTTTCATTCCTGCCATTTGTGCAACAGCTGGCTCATCTTTTAAAGAATTGACAGCTACAAGTTTACCTTCTTCACTATAACCTTCTAAGGTATTGTTAGTTTTATTAATTTTATAAGAAAATGTTATTTCCTTATCTCTATTTAATTTTTCCCTAACATACTTATTTACCTCATCCATATTTAGCTCTCCTGCTGCAAAAGTAACAAAACTACAAAAAGCTAAAAGTGATAATAAAATTTTTTTCATAAATATGAAACCTCCATTAATATAAGATAATTCATTTTAATTAATTTTCTTCAAATATTCAAGTAAAAATTACACATCTAAGCCTTCATAGGCTAATTCTTCTATATTCTCATCAAGATTAGTTTTATTTTTTTCAATTTCTCTAGTTTCTTCTTTCTCAGCATTTTTCTCTAACATTTTTGCCCAATTTCCTTTACTAGAAATATTTAAATCAAACGGAATAGTATTCTCTGAAACACATTTTTTTAAAAAAGTATTTATAGCTCTATTTGTATCTATACCTATTTCATCAAAAATTCTCTTTGCTTCTTCTAAAACATTATCATCAACTTTTATTGTTAAAATTGCCATAAAATCATCTCCTCTCTTGATAGGGATATTATATAATTATTTATTAAAAAAGTAAAATATATTGATAAAATTTTAATTATTTAATAGATTAGAGAAAAATTCTTCTGCCTTTTTAAAATCATTTTCATCTGGGTGTGTAGAAGCTGCTTCCCATCTTGCAACTCTTTCAGGTGTTACTCCATGAGGATGTCCTGCTGGAAATTTCTTCATCATATCTTGCATTTCTTTTGAAATTCTTCCCCAAATCAATAAACCATTTTTAAAATTATTATTTTCAGAACATAATTTCTTAGCATTCTCAAAAACATCATTCCAATGCTCTGAGTCAGGTCTTGCACCTAATGTACCTAAAAAATAAACATTCTTATTATTCAAAGTCTTTAAAAATTCAATAGAATCTTTATCCATAGTTCCTTTATCACACCAAAAACCTATTATAAAATTATCATAGTCATCTATTTTTAAATTTTTAATGTCTTTAACATTTAGTATTTCTTTTTCTGCATTTAAAGCTTCATATATTCTTTCACACACAGCTTTTGTATTTCCACTAATTGTAGAATAAACTATTAATGTTTTCATAAGCACCTCCCAATTTCTTCAATAATATTTGCAACTAAACTGTTTCCCCAAAAAATTCCTTTTAGTTCGTAAAAAGCAAAATTGTCTTCAATTTTTATATATCCTTCTTTTTCAAATTCTTTTAATTTCTCATAAAAAATTTTATAGCTTTCTTCACTACAATATTTTTTTATCTCATTTAAATCAAATTTATCAAACTGCATTAAGCCTGAAATCATAGAAAGATTATAATTAATTTCTGATGTTTTAGAATAAAAGCTCATTTGTTGATTCATATTATAAGCTCCTATATCTTGAATATGTCCACCTGCTCCAACTCCAATAGGTAGTAAATTTTTTAAAGTATTATTATTTCTAATATATTTGTATTTATCTTTTCCATTAGTTAATTTTGTTAGTTCTAAAAGTTTATACCCTTTTTCAATACATCTATTATAAAAAAGATTATGTAATTCTTCATCTCTTTCTAAGCTATAAATATATACTGATTTATCTTTTTCTCTTTCCTTAGAAATATCAGAACCATCATGTATCATTAAAGAATAAAAACTCACACTATCTGCTTCAACTTCTGCCAATAAATCTGCATCTTGTAAAACTTCTTCATCAGTTTGGTTAGCATAATTATAAATTATATCTATACAAACAAGTCCAGAAAATCTTTTTTTAATCTCTTTTAAACTTTCTACAACATAATCCTTATCATAGGTTCTATTCAAAAGTTTCCTTCCTCTATTAGAAAAAGTTTGTATTCCTACACTTATTCTATTTACTCCATTTTCTTCCATAACTTTTAGTTTTTCAAAACTCAAATTATGTAAGGTTGTTTCAAATGTCATTTCATAATCTTTTGAAAATTTAAAATTTTCATTTAAAGTTTTTAATATTCTTTCTAATTGTTCTTTTTTAAATATTGTAGGAGTTCCTCCACCAAAAAAAACAACATCTATTTCACTGGTTTTACAAAATTCATAAGCTCCATACTTTTTAATTTCTTCACATAGATATTCTGTATATTCTTCTAAATCATTATCAAGTTGTTTTCTATTCATATTACAAAAAGAACAAATTTTGTCACAATAAGGTGTATGAAAATATATTCCTAACTGTTTATTTTTATTTTCTGTATTTAGCAAATCTAAAAAATCATTTTTACTTGCTTTTAAATTTTGTGTAAATTTAGAAATAATATTTCCTACATCATGATGTGATTTATATCTTATCTTAAACATAACATATCCTTTCCTATGTTTTTGGTATTATATAAGGTTTATCATTTTCATTATAGCAAACTTTACAATCTAAATTATAAACAGATTTAATATTTTCCTCATTTATCACTTCTTTTGGACTTCCTTTTTCTATAAACCTTCCATCTTTTAAAATTATTAAACTATCACAAAATAATGAAGCTAAGTTCAAATCATGAATAATAATAATTACTGATATATTTTTTTTAATAGAAATATTTTTTAAAATTTTCATAAATTCAACTGCATTATTCAAATCAAGTGCTGAAGTAGGTTCATCTAAAAGTAAAATTTTTGCCTCTTGTGCCAATGCTCTTGCCAATAATGCTTTTTGTAACTCTCCACCTGATAGAGTTTCAATATTTCTATCTTTTAATTCTCTAATATTCAATAAATTAATATTTTTTTCAACTATTTCATAATCTT includes the following:
- a CDS encoding toxin-antitoxin system YwqK family antitoxin codes for the protein MKKILLSLLAFCSFVTFAAGELNMDEVNKYVREKLNRDKEITFSYKINKTNNTLEGYSEEGKLVAVNSLKDEPAVAQMAGMKTKIFEKNGKLNPVSEIYLANGQLVVRNTYKFNRDTNIFATDAVIAYVNGEIPYSADLKAFLDGIDRIQVENFENNKLVLYTTYELNHKTQQITVKNGLSAKVTITKAVLSINGLNGTMETYYENGKINQKVAIKNALFNGKVEKFSDKSGKLLGTGVMKNGLPDGEFVEYDEAGKVISKVKYKDGKEIK
- a CDS encoding ABC transporter ATP-binding protein, which produces MEIINIKKLNYSYGKKEVLKELSLDIDKNKLTGIIGPNGCGKSTLAKNIIKYINGKFESFKIMDTDIRELTHKKIAQLISYIPQKSIIIPNISVFDYVLLGRFPLLKNSWDNYSEQDYEIVEKNINLLNIRELKDRNIETLSGGELQKALLARALAQEAKILLLDEPTSALDLNNAVEFMKILKNISIKKNISVIIIIHDLNLASLFCDSLIILKDGRFIEKGSPKEVINEENIKSVYNLDCKVCYNENDKPYIIPKT
- a CDS encoding coproporphyrinogen-III oxidase family protein; translation: MFKIRYKSHHDVGNIISKFTQNLKASKNDFLDLLNTENKNKQLGIYFHTPYCDKICSFCNMNRKQLDNDLEEYTEYLCEEIKKYGAYEFCKTSEIDVVFFGGGTPTIFKKEQLERILKTLNENFKFSKDYEMTFETTLHNLSFEKLKVMEENGVNRISVGIQTFSNRGRKLLNRTYDKDYVVESLKEIKKRFSGLVCIDIIYNYANQTDEEVLQDADLLAEVEADSVSFYSLMIHDGSDISKEREKDKSVYIYSLERDEELHNLFYNRCIEKGYKLLELTKLTNGKDKYKYIRNNNTLKNLLPIGVGAGGHIQDIGAYNMNQQMSFYSKTSEINYNLSMISGLMQFDKFDLNEIKKYCSEESYKIFYEKLKEFEKEGYIKIEDNFAFYELKGIFWGNSLVANIIEEIGRCL
- a CDS encoding M18 family aminopeptidase, producing MEKLKLVKHLINFIDESPSNYFACINTKNILNEKGFTELLETEEWKLKKGGKYFVTINDSGIIAFTIGSEKISKYGYKIAASHTDSPGFLIKPNPEINRKGFNILNTEVYGGPILSTWFDRPLSFSGRVFVESDNAFKPKKYFIKYDKDLFIIPSLCIHQNRGVNDGMAINAQKDTLPLVTITDEKEKFSLKKLLAKQLKVKEDKILSYDLNLYSREKGCLLGANEEFISVGRLDNLAALHAGLMSLVDNKDKKNTCVVVGYDNEEIGSNSIQGADSPTLKNILERISNAMKLSFEEHQQALANSFVISNDAAHSIHPNYLEKSDPTNEPKINCGPVIKMAANKSYITDGYSKSVIEKIAKDSKIPIQTFVNRSDVRGGSTIGPIQQSQIRILGIDIGSPLLSMHSVRELGGVDDHYNLYKLIGEFFKI
- a CDS encoding type II toxin-antitoxin system RelB/DinJ family antitoxin, coding for MAILTIKVDDNVLEEAKRIFDEIGIDTNRAINTFLKKCVSENTIPFDLNISSKGNWAKMLEKNAEKEETREIEKNKTNLDENIEELAYEGLDV
- a CDS encoding flavodoxin family protein codes for the protein MKTLIVYSTISGNTKAVCERIYEALNAEKEILNVKDIKNLKIDDYDNFIIGFWCDKGTMDKDSIEFLKTLNNKNVYFLGTLGARPDSEHWNDVFENAKKLCSENNNFKNGLLIWGRISKEMQDMMKKFPAGHPHGVTPERVARWEAASTHPDENDFKKAEEFFSNLLNN